In Felis catus isolate Fca126 chromosome A2, F.catus_Fca126_mat1.0, whole genome shotgun sequence, the following proteins share a genomic window:
- the FSTL3 gene encoding follistatin-related protein 3 isoform X2, with amino-acid sequence MRPGTPGPLWPLPWGALAWAVGFVGSVGSGDPAPGGVCWLQQGREATCSLVLQTDVSQAECCATSNIDTAWSNFTHPGNKISLLGFLGLVHCLPCKDSCEGVECGPGKTCRMQGGRPRCECAPDCAGLPARLQVCGSDGATYRDECELRAARCRGHPDLRVMYPGRCRKSCAHVMCPRPQSCVVDQTGSAHCVVCRAAPCPAPSSPGQELCGNNNVTYMSSCHLRQATCFLGRSIGVRHPGSCAGTPEPSDAESESEEENFV; translated from the exons ATGCGTCCCGGGACGCCGGGGCCACTGTGGCCACTGCCCTGGGGGGCCCTGGCTTGGGCCGTGGGCTTCGTGGGCTCCGTGGGCTCGGGGGACCCCGCGCCCG GCGGCGTCTGCTGGCTCCAGCAGGGCCGAGAGGCCACCTGCAGTCTGGTGCTGCAGACTGACGTGAGCCAAGCCGAGTGTTGTGCCACCAGCAACATTGACACCGCCTGGTCCAACTTCACTCACCCGGGGAACAAGATCAGCCTTCTGGGCTTCTTGGGCCTTGTCCACTGCCTCCCCTGCAAAG ATTCGTGCGAGGGCGTGGAGTGCGGCCCCGGCAAGACGTGCCGCATGCAGGGGGGCCGCCCGCGCTGCGAGTGCGCGCCCGACTGCGCTGGGCTCCCGGCGCGCCTGCAGGTCTGCGGCTCCGACGGCGCCACCTACCGCGACGAGTGCGAGCTGCGCGCCGCGCGCTGCCGCGGCCACCCGGACCTGCGCGTCATGTACCCAGGACGCTGCCGCA AGTCGTGCGCGCACGTGATGTGCCCGCGCCCGCAGTCGTGCGTGGTGGACCAGACCGGCAGCGCCCACTGCGTGGTGTGTCGCGCGGCGCCCTGTCCCGCGCCCTCCAGCCCCGGCCAGGAGCTCTGCGGCAACAACAACGTCACCTACATGTCCTCGTGTCACCTCCGTCAGGCCACCTGCTTCCTGGGCCGCTCCATCGGCGTGCGCCACCCGGGCAGCTGTGCAG GCACCCCTGAGCCGTCGGATGCGGAGTCGGAGTCAGAGGAGGAGAACTTCGTGTGA
- the FSTL3 gene encoding follistatin-related protein 3 isoform X1 yields MRPGTPGPLWPLPWGALAWAVGFVGSVGSGDPAPGGVCWLQQGREATCSLVLQTDVSQAECCATSNIDTAWSNFTHPGNKISLLGFLGLVHCLPCKDSCEGVECGPGKTCRMQGGRPRCECAPDCAGLPARLQVCGSDGATYRDECELRAARCRGHPDLRVMYPGRCRKSCAHVMCPRPQSCVVDQTGSAHCVVCRAAPCPAPSSPGQELCGNNNVTYMSSCHLRQATCFLGRSIGVRHPGSCAGTPEPSDAESESEEENFVPQTGSNEGVHSPDVYK; encoded by the exons ATGCGTCCCGGGACGCCGGGGCCACTGTGGCCACTGCCCTGGGGGGCCCTGGCTTGGGCCGTGGGCTTCGTGGGCTCCGTGGGCTCGGGGGACCCCGCGCCCG GCGGCGTCTGCTGGCTCCAGCAGGGCCGAGAGGCCACCTGCAGTCTGGTGCTGCAGACTGACGTGAGCCAAGCCGAGTGTTGTGCCACCAGCAACATTGACACCGCCTGGTCCAACTTCACTCACCCGGGGAACAAGATCAGCCTTCTGGGCTTCTTGGGCCTTGTCCACTGCCTCCCCTGCAAAG ATTCGTGCGAGGGCGTGGAGTGCGGCCCCGGCAAGACGTGCCGCATGCAGGGGGGCCGCCCGCGCTGCGAGTGCGCGCCCGACTGCGCTGGGCTCCCGGCGCGCCTGCAGGTCTGCGGCTCCGACGGCGCCACCTACCGCGACGAGTGCGAGCTGCGCGCCGCGCGCTGCCGCGGCCACCCGGACCTGCGCGTCATGTACCCAGGACGCTGCCGCA AGTCGTGCGCGCACGTGATGTGCCCGCGCCCGCAGTCGTGCGTGGTGGACCAGACCGGCAGCGCCCACTGCGTGGTGTGTCGCGCGGCGCCCTGTCCCGCGCCCTCCAGCCCCGGCCAGGAGCTCTGCGGCAACAACAACGTCACCTACATGTCCTCGTGTCACCTCCGTCAGGCCACCTGCTTCCTGGGCCGCTCCATCGGCGTGCGCCACCCGGGCAGCTGTGCAG GCACCCCTGAGCCGTCGGATGCGGAGTCGGAGTCAGAGGAGGAGAACTTCGT
- the RNF126 gene encoding E3 ubiquitin-protein ligase RNF126 isoform X1 codes for MAEASPQPGRYFCHCCSVEIVPRLPDYTCPRCESGFIEELPEETRTPHPPRSTENGSAPSTAPTDQSRPPFENADQHLFTLPQGYGQFAFGIFDDSFEIPTFPPGVQADEGRDPESRREREQHSRHRYGARQPRARLTARRATGRHEGVPTLEGIIQQLVNGIITPASIPSLGLGPWGVLHSNPMDYAWGANGLDAIITQLLNQFENTGPPPADKEKIQALPTVPVTEEHVGSGLECPVCKDDYGLGERVRQLPCSHLFHDGCIVPWLQQHDSCPVCRKSLTGQNTATNPPGLSGVSFSSSSSSSSSSSPSNENPAGNS; via the exons ATGGCCGAGGCGTCGCCGCAGCCCGGACGGTACTTCTGCCACTGCTGCTCGGTCGAGATCGTGCCGCGCCTGCCG GATTACACCTGCCCCAGATGCGAGTCTGGTTTTATTGAGGAGCTTCCCGAAGAGACCAG GACACCCCATCCTCCCAGGAGTACAGAGAATGGTTCCGCCCCCTCCACAGCCCCCACGGACCAGAGCAGGCCACCGTTTGAG AACGCGGACCAGCACCTGTTCACACTGCCACAGGGCTACGGGCAGTTTGCTTTCGGCATCTTTGACGACAGCTTCGAGATCCCCACGTTCCCCCCTGGGGTGCAGGCCGACGAGGGCAGGGACCCTGAGAGCCGTCGGGAGAGAGAGCAGCACTCCCGGCACCGGTATGGCGCCCGGCAGCCTCGCGCCCGCCTCACTGCACGACGGGCCACCGGCCGGCACGAAGGCGTCCCCACGCTGGAAGG GATCATCCAGCAGCTGGTCAATGGCATCATCACTCCTGCCAGCAtccccagcctgggcctgggcccctg GGGTGTCCTGCACTCAAACCCGATGGACTACGCCTGGGGGGCCAACGGCCTGGATGCCATCATCACGCAG CTCCTCAATCAGTTTGAAAACACGGGCCCCCCCCCAGCAGACAAAGAGAAGATCCAGGCCCTCCCCACCGTCCCCGTCACCGAGGAACACGTAG GCTCCGGGCTGGAGTGTCCCGTGTGCAAGGACGACTACGGGCTGGGAGAGCGCGTGCGGCAGCTGCCCTGCAGTCACCTCTTCCACGACGGCTGCATCGTTCCCTGGCTGCAGCAG CACGACAGCTGCCCCGTGTGCCGGAAGAGCCTCACCGGACAGAACACGGCCACCAACCCCCCGGGCCTGAGCGGCGTGAGCTTCTCGTCCTCGTCGTCCTCGTCATCCTCGAGCTCGCCGAGCAACGAAAACCCAGCGGGCAACTCGTGA
- the RNF126 gene encoding E3 ubiquitin-protein ligase RNF126 isoform X3: MAEASPQPGRYFCHCCSVEIVPRLPDYTCPRCESGFIEELPEETRTPHPPRSTENGSAPSTAPTDQSRPPFEGYGQFAFGIFDDSFEIPTFPPGVQADEGRDPESRREREQHSRHRYGARQPRARLTARRATGRHEGVPTLEGIIQQLVNGIITPASIPSLGLGPWGVLHSNPMDYAWGANGLDAIITQLLNQFENTGPPPADKEKIQALPTVPVTEEHVGSGLECPVCKDDYGLGERVRQLPCSHLFHDGCIVPWLQQHDSCPVCRKSLTGQNTATNPPGLSGVSFSSSSSSSSSSSPSNENPAGNS; the protein is encoded by the exons ATGGCCGAGGCGTCGCCGCAGCCCGGACGGTACTTCTGCCACTGCTGCTCGGTCGAGATCGTGCCGCGCCTGCCG GATTACACCTGCCCCAGATGCGAGTCTGGTTTTATTGAGGAGCTTCCCGAAGAGACCAG GACACCCCATCCTCCCAGGAGTACAGAGAATGGTTCCGCCCCCTCCACAGCCCCCACGGACCAGAGCAGGCCACCGTTTGAG GGCTACGGGCAGTTTGCTTTCGGCATCTTTGACGACAGCTTCGAGATCCCCACGTTCCCCCCTGGGGTGCAGGCCGACGAGGGCAGGGACCCTGAGAGCCGTCGGGAGAGAGAGCAGCACTCCCGGCACCGGTATGGCGCCCGGCAGCCTCGCGCCCGCCTCACTGCACGACGGGCCACCGGCCGGCACGAAGGCGTCCCCACGCTGGAAGG GATCATCCAGCAGCTGGTCAATGGCATCATCACTCCTGCCAGCAtccccagcctgggcctgggcccctg GGGTGTCCTGCACTCAAACCCGATGGACTACGCCTGGGGGGCCAACGGCCTGGATGCCATCATCACGCAG CTCCTCAATCAGTTTGAAAACACGGGCCCCCCCCCAGCAGACAAAGAGAAGATCCAGGCCCTCCCCACCGTCCCCGTCACCGAGGAACACGTAG GCTCCGGGCTGGAGTGTCCCGTGTGCAAGGACGACTACGGGCTGGGAGAGCGCGTGCGGCAGCTGCCCTGCAGTCACCTCTTCCACGACGGCTGCATCGTTCCCTGGCTGCAGCAG CACGACAGCTGCCCCGTGTGCCGGAAGAGCCTCACCGGACAGAACACGGCCACCAACCCCCCGGGCCTGAGCGGCGTGAGCTTCTCGTCCTCGTCGTCCTCGTCATCCTCGAGCTCGCCGAGCAACGAAAACCCAGCGGGCAACTCGTGA
- the FGF22 gene encoding fibroblast growth factor 22: MRGRLWLSLVWLLLARASGAAGTPNSPRRPRSYPHLEGDVRWRRLFSSTHFFLRVDPSGRVQGTRWRHGADSIIEIRSIRVGVVALKAVHTGFYVAMNRGGRLYGSRVYTAHCRFQERIEENGYNTYASLRWRHRGRPMFLALDGQGSPRRGGRTQRHHLSTHFLPVLVS, translated from the exons ATGCGCGGCCGCCTGTGGCTGAGCCTGGTGTGGCTGCTGCTGGCGCGGGCGTCCGGCGCCGCGGGGACCCCAAACAGCCCGCGGAGACCGCGCAGCTACCCACACCTGGAGGGCGACGTGCGCTGGAGGCGCCTCTTCTCCTCCACCCACTTCTTCCTGCGAGTGGACCCCAGCGGCCGCGTGCAGGGCACCCGCTGGCGTCACGGAGCTGACA gcatCATTGAGATCCGCTCCATCCGTGTGGGCGTCGTGGCCCTCAAGGCTGTGCACACCGGCTTCTACGTGGCCATGAACCGCGGGGGCCGTCTCTACGGGTCG CGGGTCTACACCGCCCACTGCAGGTTCCAGGAGCGCATCGAGGAGAACGGCTATAACACCTACGCCTCGCTCCGCTGGCGTCACCGCGGTCGGCCCATGTTCCTGGCGCTGGATGGGCAGGGGTCCCCGAGGCGCGGTGGCCGGACACAGCGGCACCACCTGTCCACCCACTTCCTGCCCGTCCTGGTCTCCTGA
- the RNF126 gene encoding E3 ubiquitin-protein ligase RNF126 isoform X2: MAEASPQPGRYFCHCCSVEIVPRLPDYTCPRCESGFIEELPEETRSTENGSAPSTAPTDQSRPPFENADQHLFTLPQGYGQFAFGIFDDSFEIPTFPPGVQADEGRDPESRREREQHSRHRYGARQPRARLTARRATGRHEGVPTLEGIIQQLVNGIITPASIPSLGLGPWGVLHSNPMDYAWGANGLDAIITQLLNQFENTGPPPADKEKIQALPTVPVTEEHVGSGLECPVCKDDYGLGERVRQLPCSHLFHDGCIVPWLQQHDSCPVCRKSLTGQNTATNPPGLSGVSFSSSSSSSSSSSPSNENPAGNS, translated from the exons ATGGCCGAGGCGTCGCCGCAGCCCGGACGGTACTTCTGCCACTGCTGCTCGGTCGAGATCGTGCCGCGCCTGCCG GATTACACCTGCCCCAGATGCGAGTCTGGTTTTATTGAGGAGCTTCCCGAAGAGACCAG GAGTACAGAGAATGGTTCCGCCCCCTCCACAGCCCCCACGGACCAGAGCAGGCCACCGTTTGAG AACGCGGACCAGCACCTGTTCACACTGCCACAGGGCTACGGGCAGTTTGCTTTCGGCATCTTTGACGACAGCTTCGAGATCCCCACGTTCCCCCCTGGGGTGCAGGCCGACGAGGGCAGGGACCCTGAGAGCCGTCGGGAGAGAGAGCAGCACTCCCGGCACCGGTATGGCGCCCGGCAGCCTCGCGCCCGCCTCACTGCACGACGGGCCACCGGCCGGCACGAAGGCGTCCCCACGCTGGAAGG GATCATCCAGCAGCTGGTCAATGGCATCATCACTCCTGCCAGCAtccccagcctgggcctgggcccctg GGGTGTCCTGCACTCAAACCCGATGGACTACGCCTGGGGGGCCAACGGCCTGGATGCCATCATCACGCAG CTCCTCAATCAGTTTGAAAACACGGGCCCCCCCCCAGCAGACAAAGAGAAGATCCAGGCCCTCCCCACCGTCCCCGTCACCGAGGAACACGTAG GCTCCGGGCTGGAGTGTCCCGTGTGCAAGGACGACTACGGGCTGGGAGAGCGCGTGCGGCAGCTGCCCTGCAGTCACCTCTTCCACGACGGCTGCATCGTTCCCTGGCTGCAGCAG CACGACAGCTGCCCCGTGTGCCGGAAGAGCCTCACCGGACAGAACACGGCCACCAACCCCCCGGGCCTGAGCGGCGTGAGCTTCTCGTCCTCGTCGTCCTCGTCATCCTCGAGCTCGCCGAGCAACGAAAACCCAGCGGGCAACTCGTGA
- the RNF126 gene encoding E3 ubiquitin-protein ligase RNF126 isoform X4, with amino-acid sequence MAEASPQPGRYFCHCCSVEIVPRLPDYTCPRCESGFIEELPEETRSTENGSAPSTAPTDQSRPPFEGYGQFAFGIFDDSFEIPTFPPGVQADEGRDPESRREREQHSRHRYGARQPRARLTARRATGRHEGVPTLEGIIQQLVNGIITPASIPSLGLGPWGVLHSNPMDYAWGANGLDAIITQLLNQFENTGPPPADKEKIQALPTVPVTEEHVGSGLECPVCKDDYGLGERVRQLPCSHLFHDGCIVPWLQQHDSCPVCRKSLTGQNTATNPPGLSGVSFSSSSSSSSSSSPSNENPAGNS; translated from the exons ATGGCCGAGGCGTCGCCGCAGCCCGGACGGTACTTCTGCCACTGCTGCTCGGTCGAGATCGTGCCGCGCCTGCCG GATTACACCTGCCCCAGATGCGAGTCTGGTTTTATTGAGGAGCTTCCCGAAGAGACCAG GAGTACAGAGAATGGTTCCGCCCCCTCCACAGCCCCCACGGACCAGAGCAGGCCACCGTTTGAG GGCTACGGGCAGTTTGCTTTCGGCATCTTTGACGACAGCTTCGAGATCCCCACGTTCCCCCCTGGGGTGCAGGCCGACGAGGGCAGGGACCCTGAGAGCCGTCGGGAGAGAGAGCAGCACTCCCGGCACCGGTATGGCGCCCGGCAGCCTCGCGCCCGCCTCACTGCACGACGGGCCACCGGCCGGCACGAAGGCGTCCCCACGCTGGAAGG GATCATCCAGCAGCTGGTCAATGGCATCATCACTCCTGCCAGCAtccccagcctgggcctgggcccctg GGGTGTCCTGCACTCAAACCCGATGGACTACGCCTGGGGGGCCAACGGCCTGGATGCCATCATCACGCAG CTCCTCAATCAGTTTGAAAACACGGGCCCCCCCCCAGCAGACAAAGAGAAGATCCAGGCCCTCCCCACCGTCCCCGTCACCGAGGAACACGTAG GCTCCGGGCTGGAGTGTCCCGTGTGCAAGGACGACTACGGGCTGGGAGAGCGCGTGCGGCAGCTGCCCTGCAGTCACCTCTTCCACGACGGCTGCATCGTTCCCTGGCTGCAGCAG CACGACAGCTGCCCCGTGTGCCGGAAGAGCCTCACCGGACAGAACACGGCCACCAACCCCCCGGGCCTGAGCGGCGTGAGCTTCTCGTCCTCGTCGTCCTCGTCATCCTCGAGCTCGCCGAGCAACGAAAACCCAGCGGGCAACTCGTGA